The DNA segment CGGTTGCAGGGGATTCCTGTGTGTCAACCCACGCGGGATGGATTACTCTTTTGTTCCCTACCGTGAGCGATCTGGATTCCCAGTACGCGCAGGATGCTGGCCGCCAGCCCACGGATCCCGTGAAGGCGCGGGTGGCGCGCGCCTTCCGGCTCTCCTCGCTGTTCGCGCAGGTGGATCGCGAGGTGCGGGAGGCGATCACGGACGCCGCGGTGCTCGAGGTGGTGGCGTCCGACGCGGCGATCTTCGAGCAGGGGGCCCCCGCGGACACGCTCGTGGTGCTCGGCCGGGGGCGCGCGCGCGTCGAGCGCGTCAACGAGGCGGGGGCCGCGTTCCCGCTCAGCTACCGCGGTACGGGGGACGTGCTCGGCGAGTCGTGCCTCGGCGGGCTGGAGACGCGGACGGAGCGGGCGATCGCGATGGATGAGGCCGAGGTGGTCCGGGTGCCGCTCGCGCTCGTCCGCGAGCTCTGCGCCCAGCACCCGGGGCTCGGGGGCGCGGTGTTCGCGCTGCTGGTCGCGCGGCAGCGGGAGACCGAGGACCGGATCGAGTCGATGC comes from the Sorangium aterium genome and includes:
- a CDS encoding Crp/Fnr family transcriptional regulator gives rise to the protein MSDLDSQYAQDAGRQPTDPVKARVARAFRLSSLFAQVDREVREAITDAAVLEVVASDAAIFEQGAPADTLVVLGRGRARVERVNEAGAAFPLSYRGTGDVLGESCLGGLETRTERAIAMDEAEVVRVPLALVRELCAQHPGLGGAVFALLVARQRETEDRIESMLFKNVGGRLAEFLLHAAERWGVPTPRGTLISAPITHAEIAQVIGSTRETVTLTLGAFRKEGVLDAAGRRLIVKDREALARKR